Proteins from a genomic interval of Flammeovirgaceae bacterium SG7u.111:
- a CDS encoding lysophospholipid acyltransferase family protein, translating to MDTIKDIRRRAGKRNLRFKLIKKDPFGNVILFKRMLIGVLGTLTYGRFNLVNSLKVEGTEYLMDLPQTNVMFISNHQTYYSDVMAFYHIFCSVKWRFKDNVNMPIYMLIPRANTYYVAAEETMKDSGLFPRILSLAGAVTVKRSWRAKGQNVARSADRRAPEKIKKALDAGWVINFPQGTTSPYAPVRKGTAHLIKSFNPIVVPVVINGFRRAFDKKGLYFKKRGTKLSVKFKEPITFPDDEPIANIMKAIEKAIEQRPLQKED from the coding sequence GTGGATACTATCAAAGATATTAGAAGAAGGGCGGGCAAAAGGAATCTAAGGTTCAAACTGATTAAGAAAGATCCTTTTGGCAATGTCATTCTTTTTAAGCGGATGCTGATCGGCGTATTAGGCACGCTGACTTACGGAAGGTTCAACTTGGTAAACTCACTGAAAGTTGAGGGTACTGAATACCTTATGGACCTGCCCCAAACCAATGTGATGTTTATCTCCAACCATCAGACTTACTACTCTGATGTGATGGCATTTTACCATATCTTTTGCAGTGTGAAATGGCGATTCAAGGATAATGTGAATATGCCCATTTACATGCTAATCCCTAGGGCAAATACCTATTATGTAGCAGCGGAAGAAACCATGAAAGACAGCGGCTTGTTCCCTAGAATCCTCTCGCTTGCCGGTGCTGTCACCGTAAAGCGTTCTTGGAGGGCAAAGGGGCAAAATGTAGCAAGATCAGCCGACAGGAGAGCCCCTGAAAAGATAAAAAAAGCATTGGACGCAGGTTGGGTCATCAACTTTCCACAAGGAACTACAAGCCCTTATGCGCCAGTAAGGAAAGGCACGGCCCACCTCATAAAATCATTTAACCCAATAGTGGTACCTGTGGTAATTAACGGTTTCCGAAGAGCTTTTGATAAGAAAGGCTTATACTTCAAAAAACGAGGCACAAAGCTTTCGGTGAAGTTTAAAGAACCCATCACCTTTCCAGATGATGAACCGATAGCAAACATCATGAAAGCTATAGAAAAGGCAATTGAACAACGTCCTTTACAAAAAGAAGATTAG
- a CDS encoding peroxiredoxin — translation MSLKIGTKAPDFTLPSTSGSDFKLSDDMNGKPCVIYFYPKDFTPGCTKEACSFRDSHQVFGSLGIEVFGISKDGIETHKKFKASQNLPFELLADVSGEVCKSYKALVPLLGMPKRVTYLLDAEHKIVSVYDSMFDSLGHIKKMIEKLKEGTA, via the coding sequence ATGTCCTTAAAAATAGGAACAAAAGCTCCCGATTTTACTTTGCCTTCTACCAGTGGAAGTGATTTCAAGTTGAGCGATGACATGAACGGTAAGCCTTGTGTTATCTATTTCTACCCTAAAGATTTCACGCCGGGCTGTACCAAAGAGGCTTGTAGTTTTAGAGATTCGCATCAGGTTTTTGGTAGTTTGGGCATTGAAGTATTTGGCATAAGCAAAGATGGCATTGAAACACATAAAAAATTTAAAGCTTCGCAAAACTTGCCTTTTGAGTTGTTGGCAGATGTGAGCGGAGAAGTTTGCAAAAGTTACAAAGCATTGGTTCCATTGTTAGGTATGCCCAAAAGGGTTACATATTTGCTTGACGCCGAACATAAGATTGTGAGTGTGTATGATAGCATGTTTGACTCGCTAGGGCACATCAAGAAAATGATAGAGAAGCTGAAAGAGGGAACGGCTTAA